A single genomic interval of Flavobacterium sp. N2820 harbors:
- a CDS encoding PAS domain S-box protein, which translates to MKLFYPLQNFLFSLKPDLPDTVLLLIILASIFAFTFLLYHQLKVSNYELSLFNKKISLQTAAENRKYFLYLALIFFITEFIYTYFDLNVTLKFYSGNFVAFYCICLYALTSFKKSIKFTNPLLIFSFAVFWSLVVYNLIVVPIHFVLFSKYILILFFSTFFIKKFKYYIAFIGLNFIVLFFLLSFKVNDKNTIITLINCVFITLLIHLSQFIRYTQNHKNLLFTQDIINNTNSIIIATDENGNVKYCNDSITKILGYSSEDVLGKAFWELTEDKDFTNSDYNHKFIPNAVYFRKLKCKNGEFKYIQWTDFKHTNNLFVATGQDVTSKINLERKYANLIQNAKDIIYESDSYGMITYVNKFTLKILGYNLEEIIGKNFSCFVREDFKESVINFYTQNEFENDEYDLFEFPIIKKNGDEIWVSQKVSIKRDQNDQIIGYSCIMRDITLSKSIEIEEQKRRIEITRLNAVSNRLSTLNFLHFDNLKSLFEHICKETAIGLNIDRVAIWENLEEKITLENIYVLHEDKHYADLTLHKKDFKNYIDSIANSPLIIASDVYQNNALIEFTHEYFPAYNIKSLLDIPIYISGKLKAILCLEATNEIKYWTTEDINFAKTIGDIVALTIETTKRRKAESQIVYKNEILTAIANVTSNLLIHKDKNQIFDASIEQIGKVLKVDRLYYFENDIKTNLVSQRFEWTSATDLAEIDNPELQNIPQEEFADFMKLILSKKPYISLIKNVADYNLKKILKAQNIVSILVIPLFDQEIFLGFIGFDDCKNERIWSEEEISILQTLANNISATIIRINNEKAIAESEEKFRLLANNIPASVFLVKYNDERTKVYLNHEIEKLTGYHRDEFMFNKISLLDLYHPEDKERIRDLINEALQNKKPYQITCRLIKKDGSFVWIEEYGEGVVINGKTTYIEGVLIDITERKIAEAAVIAKEFAESSNRAKSEFLANMSHEIRTPLNGIIGFSKLLQNSELTEIQKQYLATVNQSAETLLDVVNDILDISKIEAGKLVIEEEKISLHTIVNNSVDMMKFMAHQKNLELIVNIHEDVECAIWTDEIRLKQILQNLLSNAIKFTHEGQIEIEVTSKGLHFEKSVMKFAVKDTGIGIKEENKQKILEAFTQEDNSTTRNFGGTGLGLTITNSLLKLMNSKLTIESQPNNGSIFSFELILKTAPCENHLALKSNAFKKAFIIEDNALVGSIIQKMLESFKIESQIIQPEEIDFEKEAQEKKFDLLLLDLEYLTKPVVLKIIKQLKEYKKISVLVMQSSTSDFPDINYYKNVQNIIKPLKQNVLQNFLNKKMESKKQTQKTKPKQAKQRDEVKILVVDDNKINMLLTKTLVQNQLPNSHVLEATNGLEALEIAKIERPDVIFMDIQMPIMNGYEATVEIKKILPKTIIIALTAGIITGEKEKCIDIGMNDFIVKPIEKNIFEETIIKWVNSEHN; encoded by the coding sequence ATGAAGCTATTCTACCCCTTACAAAACTTCTTATTTTCTTTAAAACCAGATCTTCCGGATACAGTTTTGTTGCTAATAATCTTGGCTTCCATTTTTGCTTTCACCTTTTTATTATACCATCAACTCAAAGTCTCTAACTACGAATTAAGCTTATTTAACAAAAAAATTTCTTTGCAAACCGCAGCAGAAAACAGAAAATATTTCTTGTATTTAGCCTTAATCTTTTTTATAACAGAATTTATTTATACTTATTTCGATTTAAATGTAACGCTTAAATTTTATTCTGGAAATTTTGTGGCATTTTATTGCATATGCTTGTATGCCTTGACAAGTTTCAAAAAAAGTATCAAGTTTACCAATCCACTTTTAATTTTCAGTTTTGCAGTATTTTGGAGTTTAGTTGTCTATAATTTAATTGTGGTTCCTATTCATTTTGTTCTTTTTTCAAAATACATTTTAATCTTATTTTTTTCAACATTTTTTATAAAAAAATTCAAGTACTACATCGCTTTTATAGGACTAAATTTTATAGTTCTTTTTTTTCTACTTTCGTTCAAAGTAAATGACAAAAACACAATAATTACACTCATAAACTGTGTATTTATAACGCTTTTAATTCATTTATCACAATTCATACGATACACTCAAAACCACAAGAATTTACTTTTTACTCAAGACATTATTAACAATACCAATTCTATAATTATTGCAACTGATGAAAACGGAAATGTAAAATATTGCAATGATTCAATTACAAAAATATTAGGCTATTCGTCCGAAGATGTATTGGGTAAAGCTTTTTGGGAACTAACAGAAGATAAAGACTTTACGAACTCAGATTACAATCATAAATTTATTCCAAATGCTGTTTATTTTAGAAAATTAAAATGTAAAAACGGAGAATTCAAATACATTCAGTGGACCGATTTTAAGCACACTAACAACTTATTTGTCGCAACAGGTCAAGATGTAACGTCAAAAATAAATTTAGAACGGAAATATGCTAATCTAATTCAAAATGCCAAAGACATCATCTATGAAAGCGACAGCTATGGAATGATAACGTATGTCAATAAATTTACACTTAAAATTTTAGGCTATAATTTAGAGGAAATTATTGGTAAAAATTTTAGCTGCTTTGTAAGAGAAGACTTCAAAGAATCTGTAATCAACTTTTACACACAGAACGAATTTGAAAATGACGAATATGATTTGTTTGAATTTCCAATTATTAAAAAGAATGGAGATGAGATTTGGGTTTCACAAAAAGTATCTATTAAAAGAGACCAAAACGATCAAATCATAGGTTATTCTTGCATTATGAGAGATATCACACTTTCAAAATCCATAGAAATTGAAGAACAAAAAAGAAGAATTGAAATCACTAGACTAAATGCTGTTTCGAATCGATTATCAACTTTAAACTTTTTACATTTTGATAATTTAAAATCATTGTTTGAACATATTTGTAAAGAAACTGCAATTGGTTTAAACATCGATCGTGTGGCTATTTGGGAAAATTTAGAAGAAAAAATTACGCTTGAAAACATCTATGTACTACATGAAGACAAACATTATGCAGACTTAACTCTTCACAAAAAAGATTTCAAAAACTACATCGATTCCATAGCAAATAGTCCGCTTATTATTGCTTCTGATGTCTATCAAAACAATGCTTTGATTGAGTTTACACATGAGTATTTTCCTGCCTACAATATTAAATCTCTTTTAGATATTCCAATTTATATTTCTGGAAAACTAAAAGCCATCCTTTGTTTAGAAGCCACGAATGAAATTAAATATTGGACTACTGAAGACATCAACTTTGCAAAAACTATAGGTGACATTGTAGCATTAACCATTGAAACAACAAAAAGACGCAAAGCAGAAAGCCAAATTGTTTATAAAAATGAAATTTTAACCGCAATTGCAAACGTAACCAGTAACTTATTAATCCATAAAGATAAAAACCAAATTTTTGATGCTTCAATTGAGCAAATTGGAAAAGTTTTAAAAGTAGACCGCTTGTATTATTTCGAAAACGACATTAAAACAAACTTGGTAAGTCAACGTTTCGAATGGACTTCAGCTACTGATTTAGCAGAAATTGACAATCCTGAACTTCAAAATATTCCTCAAGAAGAATTTGCCGATTTCATGAAACTTATTCTTAGTAAAAAACCTTACATTAGTTTAATTAAAAATGTAGCGGACTATAATCTGAAAAAAATTCTTAAAGCGCAAAATATTGTTTCTATTCTTGTAATTCCGCTATTTGATCAAGAAATTTTTTTAGGGTTCATAGGATTTGATGATTGTAAAAATGAACGGATTTGGTCTGAAGAAGAAATCAGTATTTTACAAACACTTGCCAATAATATTTCGGCAACAATAATCAGGATAAACAATGAGAAAGCTATTGCCGAAAGTGAAGAAAAATTTAGACTTTTAGCAAACAATATTCCAGCATCCGTATTTTTAGTTAAATATAACGATGAACGAACTAAAGTTTACCTAAACCATGAAATAGAAAAATTAACAGGTTACCACAGAGACGAATTTATGTTTAATAAAATTTCGTTACTCGATTTATATCATCCTGAAGACAAAGAACGAATTAGAGACCTTATTAATGAGGCTTTACAAAACAAAAAACCATATCAAATAACTTGTAGACTTATCAAAAAAGATGGCTCTTTTGTATGGATTGAAGAATATGGCGAAGGTGTAGTTATCAATGGTAAAACAACCTATATAGAAGGTGTATTAATTGACATTACTGAAAGAAAAATTGCCGAAGCAGCCGTTATTGCTAAAGAATTTGCTGAATCTTCCAACAGAGCAAAATCAGAATTTTTGGCCAATATGAGTCATGAAATCAGAACGCCTTTAAACGGAATCATAGGCTTTAGCAAATTACTGCAAAATTCAGAATTAACAGAAATTCAAAAGCAATATTTGGCTACAGTAAATCAATCAGCAGAAACATTATTAGATGTTGTAAATGATATTTTAGATATTTCAAAAATTGAAGCAGGAAAACTAGTAATTGAAGAAGAAAAAATAAGTCTTCATACAATTGTTAATAATTCAGTCGATATGATGAAATTTATGGCGCATCAAAAAAATCTGGAATTAATTGTAAACATTCATGAAGATGTAGAATGTGCTATTTGGACAGACGAAATTAGACTCAAACAAATTCTTCAAAATTTATTGAGCAATGCCATTAAATTTACTCATGAAGGCCAAATCGAAATAGAAGTTACTTCTAAAGGATTACATTTTGAAAAATCAGTAATGAAATTTGCTGTTAAAGACACTGGAATTGGAATTAAAGAAGAAAACAAACAAAAAATACTGGAAGCATTTACCCAAGAAGACAATTCAACTACAAGAAACTTTGGTGGTACTGGACTTGGATTGACTATCACAAACAGTTTATTAAAGTTAATGAATAGTAAATTAACTATTGAAAGTCAACCCAATAATGGTTCTATTTTTAGCTTTGAATTAATTTTAAAAACAGCACCTTGCGAAAATCATTTGGCGCTTAAATCAAATGCATTTAAAAAAGCATTTATTATTGAAGATAATGCGCTTGTAGGTTCAATTATTCAAAAAATGTTAGAATCATTCAAAATAGAATCGCAAATTATTCAACCCGAAGAAATTGATTTTGAAAAAGAAGCTCAAGAAAAAAAATTCGATTTACTGCTCTTAGATTTGGAATACCTTACAAAACCGGTAGTTCTAAAAATAATTAAACAACTCAAAGAGTATAAGAAAATTTCGGTTTTAGTCATGCAAAGTTCTACTTCAGATTTTCCAGATATTAATTATTATAAAAACGTTCAAAATATCATAAAACCGTTGAAACAAAATGTTCTTCAAAATTTTTTAAACAAAAAAATGGAGTCCAAAAAACAAACTCAAAAAACTAAACCTAAACAAGCCAAACAAAGAGATGAAGTAAAAATTTTAGTGGTAGATGACAATAAAATCAATATGCTACTAACTAAAACGTTGGTTCAAAACCAATTACCAAACAGTCACGTTCTTGAAGCTACAAATGGACTTGAAGCTTTGGAAATTGCAAAAATTGAGCGACCTGATGTAATTTTTATGGACATCCAAATGCCAATAATGAATGGTTATGAAGCAACTGTTGAAATAAAAAAAATATTACCAAAAACCATAATTATCGCACTTACTGCAGGAATCATAACCGGTGAAAAAGAAAAATGTATTGATATTGGAATGAATGATTTTATTGTAAAACCAATAGAAAAAAATATTTTTGAAGAAACTATAATAAAATGGGTAAACAGCGAACATAATTAA
- a CDS encoding hydroxymethylglutaryl-CoA reductase, degradative: MNQNVKGFSKLSKEEKINWITNNYFINPLEAKESLTKYWNSDENLQKLHDEFIENTLTNFYLPYGVAPNFIINGKSYTIPMAIEESSVVAAASKAAKFWGERGGFKTTIINTEKIGQVHFLFKGDAEKLTSFFNQIKSHFFSDTNEITKNMQKRGGGILDIQLRDKTSEIANYFQLHATFNTKDSMGANFINTCLEQFAKTLEAQANDFDGFSPEEKNVQIIMSILSNYVPNCVVRAEVSCPIEQLSESANIDSNEFAQKFATAVKIAEIEPYRAVTHNKGIMNGIDAVVLATGNDFRAVEAGIHAYASKSGQYSSLSHVKIENGIFTFWLDVPLALGTVGGLTSLHPLVKFSMELLQKPSAEELMQIVAAAGLAQNFAALRSLTTTGIQQGHMKMHLMNILNQHQATKEEKVKVLDYFKDTTVSHSLVIDYLEKIRS, encoded by the coding sequence ATGAATCAAAACGTAAAAGGTTTTTCAAAACTTTCTAAAGAAGAAAAAATCAATTGGATTACTAATAACTATTTCATTAATCCTCTTGAAGCAAAAGAAAGCCTAACAAAATATTGGAATTCTGATGAAAATTTGCAAAAATTACACGACGAATTCATTGAAAACACGCTTACTAATTTTTATTTACCTTATGGCGTAGCACCTAATTTCATCATCAATGGAAAAAGCTACACAATTCCAATGGCAATTGAGGAAAGTTCTGTAGTTGCCGCAGCTTCAAAAGCAGCAAAATTTTGGGGTGAACGCGGTGGATTTAAAACTACTATTATTAATACCGAAAAAATTGGACAAGTGCATTTTCTTTTTAAAGGTGATGCCGAAAAATTAACTTCTTTTTTCAACCAAATAAAATCACACTTTTTTTCAGATACTAATGAAATTACCAAAAACATGCAAAAGCGTGGTGGCGGAATTTTAGATATTCAATTACGAGATAAAACTTCGGAAATCGCAAATTATTTTCAGCTACATGCCACTTTTAATACCAAAGACAGCATGGGCGCAAATTTCATCAACACTTGTTTAGAACAATTTGCAAAAACATTAGAAGCACAAGCCAATGACTTTGACGGATTTTCTCCTGAAGAAAAAAACGTACAAATCATTATGAGTATTTTGAGCAATTATGTGCCAAACTGTGTGGTTAGAGCCGAAGTTTCTTGCCCAATTGAGCAACTTTCAGAATCAGCAAATATTGATTCAAACGAATTTGCTCAAAAATTTGCAACGGCAGTAAAAATTGCAGAAATCGAACCCTACCGGGCTGTTACACACAACAAAGGAATTATGAACGGTATAGATGCTGTAGTATTAGCTACTGGAAATGATTTCAGAGCTGTTGAAGCAGGAATTCATGCTTATGCTAGTAAATCTGGACAATATTCAAGTTTATCACACGTTAAAATCGAAAACGGAATTTTCACTTTTTGGTTAGATGTTCCTCTGGCTCTTGGAACTGTTGGAGGCTTAACTTCGTTACATCCATTAGTGAAATTTTCTATGGAATTATTACAAAAACCATCAGCCGAAGAATTAATGCAAATAGTAGCTGCTGCAGGTTTAGCACAAAATTTCGCAGCTTTACGTTCGCTTACCACAACTGGAATTCAGCAAGGACACATGAAAATGCACTTGATGAATATTTTAAACCAACATCAGGCAACAAAAGAAGAAAAAGTTAAAGTTTTAGACTATTTCAAAGACACTACGGTTTCACACAGTTTAGTAATTGACTATTTAGAAAAAATAAGAAGTTAA
- a CDS encoding GYDIA family GHMP kinase, protein METQTFYSNGKLLLTGEYVVLDGAKALAVPTRFGQNLIVKKGNNQQIKWISFDFDESIWFQDIITFSDIKSKHLAENNHSVKNTLIEILHQAFIQNSDFLNKEGYEIETHLTFPRIWGLGTSSTLINNIGQWLQIDAFELLNKSFGGSGYDVACAQTNLPIIYQLENEIPHFKTVHFNPKFKENIHFVYLNQKQSSKSAISNYLTQRHKTNKVISKINTITCEAIDCKEGKEFAKLMEHHEIIMSDVLETKTVQENLFSDFKGVVKSLGAWGGDFVMVLSKENPRNYFIEKGYSTILSYEEMVL, encoded by the coding sequence ATGGAAACTCAAACGTTTTACAGCAACGGAAAACTATTACTCACAGGAGAATATGTTGTGCTCGATGGAGCAAAAGCTTTGGCTGTTCCAACACGTTTTGGACAAAACCTCATTGTAAAAAAAGGAAACAATCAACAAATCAAGTGGATTAGCTTTGATTTCGATGAAAGCATTTGGTTTCAAGACATTATTACGTTTTCAGATATAAAGAGCAAACACCTTGCAGAAAATAACCATTCCGTAAAAAATACTTTAATCGAAATTTTACACCAAGCATTCATCCAAAATTCCGATTTTTTAAACAAAGAAGGTTACGAAATCGAAACGCATTTAACGTTTCCTCGAATTTGGGGTTTAGGAACTTCCTCCACCCTGATTAACAACATTGGACAATGGTTACAAATTGATGCATTTGAATTATTAAATAAAAGTTTTGGTGGTAGTGGTTATGATGTGGCATGTGCGCAAACCAATTTACCCATTATCTATCAATTAGAAAATGAAATTCCGCATTTTAAAACAGTCCATTTTAATCCAAAATTTAAAGAAAACATTCACTTTGTTTATCTGAATCAGAAACAAAGTAGTAAGTCGGCAATTTCTAACTATTTAACACAACGACATAAAACCAACAAGGTAATTTCAAAAATTAATACAATTACGTGTGAAGCCATTGACTGCAAAGAAGGAAAAGAATTTGCCAAATTAATGGAACACCACGAAATTATCATGAGCGATGTTTTAGAAACAAAAACAGTTCAAGAAAATTTATTTTCTGATTTTAAAGGTGTTGTGAAAAGTTTAGGCGCCTGGGGAGGCGATTTTGTAATGGTGCTCTCAAAAGAAAATCCGAGAAACTATTTTATTGAAAAAGGATATTCTACTATTTTATCCTATGAAGAAATGGTTTTATAG
- a CDS encoding type III pantothenate kinase, with amino-acid sequence MLITIDVGNSRIKVAVFEQNTQIELFAFEPKDAQKKIENILKKYPSTTHSVISSVGKLNATVLNYLQTHTRLQVINHETKFPFNNLYATPKTLGIDRMVVAAGAVLKYPNQNRLVIDAGTCITYDFIDEKDNYLGGAISPGIKIRYKSLNDYTANLPLLEKKEIEHYIGNSTENSIHSGIINGICHEIDGFISQYSLKNQDLTIILTGGDADFLAKRLKSTIFANSNFLLESLKTLSIYLNEND; translated from the coding sequence ATGCTTATTACTATCGATGTTGGGAATTCAAGAATTAAAGTCGCTGTATTTGAACAAAATACACAAATCGAGTTGTTTGCATTTGAACCAAAAGATGCGCAAAAAAAAATTGAAAATATTTTAAAAAAATATCCGAGTACAACCCATTCTGTGATTTCGAGCGTTGGAAAACTCAATGCAACAGTTTTAAATTATCTTCAAACACACACAAGACTTCAAGTAATAAATCACGAAACAAAATTTCCTTTCAACAATTTATATGCTACGCCAAAAACATTAGGAATCGATCGAATGGTTGTTGCTGCAGGAGCCGTTTTAAAATATCCCAACCAAAACAGGTTAGTAATAGACGCCGGAACTTGTATTACTTATGATTTTATTGACGAAAAAGACAATTATTTAGGTGGTGCTATTTCGCCAGGAATAAAAATACGCTATAAAAGTTTAAATGATTACACGGCAAATCTTCCGTTACTAGAAAAAAAAGAAATTGAACATTATATTGGAAATTCAACCGAAAACTCAATTCACAGTGGAATAATCAATGGCATTTGCCATGAAATTGACGGCTTTATTTCCCAATATTCTCTTAAAAATCAAGATTTAACAATAATTTTAACAGGAGGCGATGCAGATTTTTTGGCTAAAAGATTAAAAAGCACCATATTTGCCAATTCAAATTTCTTACTTGAAAGTTTGAAAACTTTATCAATTTATTTAAATGAAAATGATTAA
- a CDS encoding tetratricopeptide repeat protein: MKTKLSLLFVAVAGLFVQAQDTEACTENLSLMATSVKSKNIDAYDYLTLLRKDCPSFHKSIYSYGEAAIKLRIEKATTPADKEKYARDLMKFYDEHDQNFPNNGAGNKMKKGLVLFDNNLGTDKEIYDLLDNAFKTDYANFKYAKAMYVYFEILVKDFKAGNKGVELQQIFDKYDDLSQKLVEEEDELTNEKDGYLSKEEAGETLLDKEIKRKEKIESNLEIFAGVKNDMDNIILELSTCDKLIPFYQKGFETNKGNEEWLKRAANRLEAKGCDSDPLFSKISEALYKLNPSAEAAEKLGVVEYQRKNISKAMDYFNQAADLYKDNSKKANVYYKMASIYSKSNKVQARNYARKALAVKPSYGKAYLLIAQLYGSSINDCGNDQFEKRAMYWLAAQYCDKAGAADSSIKGLASKTAASYRAAAPSKTEIFQSGKAGQRIAFNCWVGESIAVPNL; encoded by the coding sequence ATGAAAACGAAATTATCTTTATTATTTGTAGCTGTAGCTGGTTTATTTGTTCAAGCCCAAGACACTGAGGCATGTACTGAAAATTTGAGTCTTATGGCAACATCAGTGAAATCTAAAAATATTGATGCTTATGACTATTTAACTTTATTGAGAAAAGATTGTCCTTCTTTTCACAAAAGTATTTATTCATATGGCGAAGCTGCTATCAAGTTAAGAATTGAAAAAGCAACAACTCCAGCAGACAAAGAAAAGTATGCACGTGATTTGATGAAATTTTATGATGAACACGACCAAAATTTTCCAAACAATGGTGCAGGAAATAAAATGAAAAAAGGATTGGTTCTGTTTGACAACAATTTAGGAACTGATAAAGAAATATACGACTTATTAGACAATGCTTTTAAAACTGATTATGCAAACTTTAAATATGCAAAAGCAATGTATGTTTATTTTGAGATACTAGTTAAAGATTTTAAAGCAGGGAACAAAGGTGTTGAACTACAACAAATTTTTGACAAATATGATGACTTATCTCAAAAATTAGTTGAAGAAGAAGACGAGCTTACAAATGAAAAAGACGGTTATTTAAGCAAAGAAGAAGCAGGAGAAACTCTTTTAGACAAAGAGATTAAGAGAAAAGAAAAAATAGAAAGTAATTTAGAAATTTTTGCAGGTGTTAAAAATGATATGGATAACATCATCTTAGAACTTTCTACTTGCGACAAGTTAATTCCGTTCTATCAAAAAGGATTTGAAACTAATAAAGGAAACGAAGAGTGGTTAAAAAGAGCCGCAAATCGTTTAGAAGCTAAAGGTTGTGATTCTGATCCATTATTCTCTAAAATTTCTGAAGCACTTTACAAATTAAATCCAAGTGCAGAAGCAGCTGAAAAATTAGGAGTAGTAGAATACCAAAGAAAAAACATCAGCAAAGCAATGGATTATTTTAACCAAGCAGCTGATTTATATAAAGACAACTCTAAAAAGGCGAATGTATATTACAAAATGGCAAGTATTTACAGCAAAAGCAACAAAGTACAAGCTCGTAACTATGCAAGAAAAGCTTTAGCCGTTAAACCATCTTATGGAAAAGCATATTTATTAATTGCTCAACTGTATGGAAGTAGCATTAACGATTGTGGAAATGATCAATTTGAAAAAAGAGCCATGTATTGGTTAGCCGCTCAATATTGTGATAAAGCTGGCGCAGCTGATTCATCAATAAAAGGATTAGCAAGCAAAACTGCTGCAAGTTACAGAGCTGCTGCTCCTTCTAAAACTGAAATTTTCCAATCAGGAAAAGCTGGACAAAGAATTGCTTTTAACTGTTGGGTAGGAGAAAGTATAGCTGTACCAAATTTATAA
- the lptC gene encoding LPS export ABC transporter periplasmic protein LptC, with the protein MKKFIKNNIINMVTICIVTMFFSCESDIQKVKKLNETSFIPTGEADSLNLKYTDSGKIKSILLSQKMLDYSNIQNPFTEFPKGVNVTLFDNNGKTTTIVSDYAISYKKTDIIDLQGNVTITSHDGKKLETSQLYFDQKNEWFFTEKHFKFTDANGGYLQGPGVDFSKDFKIFNMQKSSGQINSIEK; encoded by the coding sequence ATGAAGAAATTCATAAAAAATAATATAATTAACATGGTCACGATTTGTATCGTGACTATGTTTTTTTCATGCGAAAGCGACATTCAAAAAGTTAAAAAATTAAATGAAACTTCTTTTATTCCAACAGGAGAAGCTGATTCATTGAATTTAAAATACACAGACTCAGGAAAAATCAAATCCATACTTCTAAGTCAAAAAATGCTTGATTATAGCAACATTCAAAATCCTTTCACAGAATTTCCAAAAGGAGTCAATGTTACCTTATTTGACAACAATGGAAAAACAACAACTATTGTTTCAGACTATGCCATTTCATATAAAAAAACCGACATAATCGATTTACAAGGAAATGTAACCATCACCTCACACGATGGAAAAAAATTAGAAACATCTCAACTTTACTTTGACCAAAAAAACGAATGGTTTTTTACAGAAAAACATTTTAAATTCACTGATGCAAATGGAGGTTATCTTCAAGGCCCAGGAGTAGATTTTAGTAAAGATTTCAAGATTTTTAATATGCAAAAAAGTAGTGGCCAAATAAATTCAATTGAAAAATAA